The Polaribacter tangerinus genome has a segment encoding these proteins:
- a CDS encoding electron transfer flavoprotein subunit alpha/FixB family protein has translation MSVLVFADSKDGKFKKTALEVVSYGKKVASQLGVNLIALTVNVNETSELYNYGAEKVLNVSNNSLSTFNANKYAGLLEQAANKENASVIIIDSSIDSLYMAPLLAVNLNAGYASNVVAAPSNTAPFTVKRQAFSNKAFSHTEIHSAKKIIGLAKNSFGIHESSVAGTTENFEANIVESNVVSTNIERVTGKVTIADADIVVSAGRGMKGPENWGMIEELAGVLNAATACSKPVSDLGWRPHGEHVGQTGKPVASNLYIAIGISGAIQHLAGINASKVKVVINTDAEAPFFKAADYGVVGDAFEVVPQLIEKLKAFKAA, from the coding sequence ATGTCAGTTTTAGTTTTTGCCGATTCAAAAGACGGAAAGTTCAAAAAAACAGCTTTAGAGGTAGTTTCTTACGGAAAAAAAGTAGCTTCACAATTAGGAGTTAATTTAATTGCTTTAACAGTAAATGTTAATGAAACATCTGAGTTATACAATTATGGAGCAGAAAAAGTTTTGAACGTATCAAACAATAGCTTATCAACATTTAATGCAAATAAATATGCAGGCCTTTTAGAGCAGGCAGCAAACAAAGAAAATGCTAGCGTTATAATTATAGATTCTAGTATAGATAGTTTGTACATGGCGCCTTTATTGGCGGTAAACTTAAATGCAGGATATGCTTCAAATGTGGTTGCAGCACCTTCAAATACTGCACCTTTTACAGTTAAAAGACAAGCTTTTTCTAACAAAGCGTTTTCACATACAGAAATACATTCAGCAAAAAAAATAATTGGTTTGGCTAAGAATTCTTTCGGGATTCACGAAAGTTCTGTTGCTGGAACTACCGAAAATTTTGAGGCAAATATAGTAGAGTCTAATGTGGTTTCTACCAATATAGAAAGAGTTACAGGAAAAGTAACCATTGCAGATGCAGATATTGTAGTTTCTGCTGGAAGAGGAATGAAAGGACCAGAAAATTGGGGTATGATAGAGGAGTTAGCAGGAGTTTTAAATGCTGCCACTGCTTGTTCTAAACCAGTTTCAGATTTGGGCTGGAGGCCTCATGGAGAGCATGTAGGACAAACAGGAAAGCCAGTAGCTTCAAACTTATATATTGCTATCGGAATTTCTGGTGCAATTCAACATTTAGCAGGTATTAACGCTTCGAAAGTTAAAGTTGTAATTAATACAGATGCTGAGGCACCTTTCTTCAAGGCAGCCGATTATGGAGTGGTAGGAGATGCTTTTGAGGTTGTACCTCAATTGATAGAAAAGTTAAAAGCATTTAAAGCTGCTTAA
- a CDS encoding electron transfer flavoprotein subunit beta/FixA family protein has product MKILVCISHVPDTTSKINFTNNNAEFDKNGVQFVINPYDEFCLTRAMWFKEKQGATITVVNVGGAETEPTLRKALAIGADDAIRINTEATDGFLVAKELAAVVKNGGYDLVLAGKESADYNGQMVPGMLASLVDYNFVNACVDIVVDDNSATLKREIDGGNETLTANLPLVVGGQKGIVEEKDLRIPNMRGIMMARKKPLQVLEATGTEATTAITSYEKPAAKGPVKLVDASNLDELISLLHNEAKVI; this is encoded by the coding sequence ATGAAAATATTAGTCTGTATAAGTCATGTTCCAGATACCACTTCAAAAATTAATTTTACAAACAACAATGCTGAGTTTGATAAAAATGGCGTACAGTTTGTAATTAATCCTTATGATGAGTTTTGCTTAACAAGAGCTATGTGGTTTAAAGAAAAGCAGGGTGCAACTATAACTGTTGTAAATGTTGGAGGAGCAGAAACAGAACCTACTTTAAGAAAAGCATTGGCTATTGGTGCCGATGATGCTATTAGAATTAATACCGAGGCTACAGATGGTTTTTTAGTAGCTAAAGAATTGGCAGCGGTGGTAAAAAATGGAGGTTACGATTTGGTATTGGCAGGGAAAGAGTCTGCAGATTACAACGGACAAATGGTTCCAGGTATGTTGGCATCTTTGGTTGATTACAATTTTGTAAATGCTTGTGTAGATATCGTGGTTGATGATAATTCGGCAACTCTAAAAAGAGAAATAGATGGAGGTAATGAAACTTTAACTGCTAATTTGCCATTGGTTGTTGGTGGACAAAAAGGAATTGTAGAAGAAAAGGATTTAAGAATTCCTAATATGAGAGGTATTATGATGGCTCGTAAAAAACCATTGCAAGTTCTTGAAGCTACAGGAACTGAAGCAACAACTGCTATAACTTCTTATGAGAAACCTGCTGCAAAAGGTCCGGTTAAGTTAGTTGATGCATCAAATTTAGACGAATTAATTAGCTTGCTTCACAACGAGGCCAAAGTAATTTAA